The genomic stretch TATCCGGATTCAGGATTATGGTGCTGGTTCACACATACACAAACGAGATATCCGTTCCATTCAATCATTAGCTCGTCATGCAGCCAAGCCGCCTGTACTGGCTCGTATATTGTTTCAGCTTTGTCGGATGCTGCAACCTGCGATGGTGATAGAGCTGGGCACTTCGCTGGGCATTACCACAGCTTATCTGGCGAAGGCTGCTCCGCAGGCCCACTTGATTACGGTTGAAGGCAGTGAATCCATTGCACAGGAAGCAACGAAAAATTTTCAACAACTCCGGCTTCAGCATATCCAACTTATGCCAAGCACATTTGAAGAAGCTATTCCTGCCATTCTCTCCCAGCTGCAGCATCCGTTTCTGTTGTTTGTGGATGGAGATCACCGGTATGAAACAACTCTCCAATATGTGCAGGCTTTTTTACCTTATTTGCATCATGATTCCTGCATTGTGATGGATGATATTCACTGGAGCCGGGGCATGGCAAAAGCATGGGAAACATTACTCAGCGACCAACGGGTAAACCTTAGCATTGATTTGTTTTTCTTAGGCATGCTTTTTAACAGAAATGGCCGGTTTCAACCCGAACATTTTCGGCTTCGTTATCCTGCATTATTATCCTGGTTTCAGACCACCCTCAATCCCTTGGGTTAGGCTGTAGGGGTAGTTCCTTCACGAGCTACATTTTCGTCCAGCACAGGAAAATGAGCTGGCGTGAAAAGCAGCACAACAATGATGATGAAAGCCAGAAGTGCCATTACACCATATACGCTGCTGGTAGCCATGTATAGGCTTTTACGCAGGCCATGCAGCAGGCTGGCCGGCACATGGCCCTGCAGCAGATGATGCAACAAGGTATCAAATTCATTTCTGAGTGAAGATGGAATCTGATTGATGTTCTGAAAGGCATAATGGTGCAGGCTTCTGTTGAATATGCCACCCATCAAGGCTGCACCAACAGTTTGTCCCAGATATCTCGAAAAGATATTGTTACCGGTTACTACACCACGCTGTTGCCAGGGAACCATGGATTGCACACCCACCAGCAAAGGAGTGGATAGCAAGCCAAAGCCGGCACCCAGCAGGATCTGGTCGGCAAACAATAACCAAGTATTTGCTGTGTGGATAGTTATTTGCTTATGGGTTGCAGGGAAAGGTAAAAACAAAAACAGCAGTGCACTGCAGCAGATCAGCACAGCACCGATCCATGCAGCATTGCGAAAACCGATGGATAAATATAAGCGTCCGGAATAGGCTGATGCCGCAGGCCAGCCAATGCTGGAACTTGCCAGGATAAATCCCGCCAGCATAGCACTTCCAGCCAGTGCTGACTGTACATACAAAGGAAGAAACATACTAGGGCCCATCATAATGGCACCCATTAAAATCATGCTCAGGTTGGAACCGGCTATAGTGCGGTGTTTCCACACCCATATCGGCATGATGGGTTCCTGAGCTCTGCGTTCCACTACATAAACAACAAACATCAGCAGAAAAGCCAGCACCAAAAACCCTATACCGGCTAAAGAAATCCATGGCCACGCTTGCCCGCCTTCCAGCAAAGCAAGGATCAGCAATGAAGCACTTAAAAATATCAAAACAGCACCAGGAATATCAATGCGATGTTTGCGAGCAGGTTTCTGTTCATGCAGAAATACAATCAGCAGAAACAAAGCCAGCAAACCAATAGGCAGGTTGATGAAAAAAATCCATCGCCACGAAGCATATTCTACCAAAGCCCCACCCATGGCTGGTCCTACAATAGCAGCGATACCCCATACGCTGGATAGCCATCCCTGCACGCGGGCACGCTCGCGGATATCATATAGGTCGGCCGCCAGGGTGTTGACGCTAGCCATGATGGAGCCTGCACCCAAACCCTGTAACCCGCGAAATATAATCAGGGCGAGCATATCCCAGGCAAAACCCGATGCAGCTGAACCCATCAGAAATACAATAATACCCCACAATAACACCGGCTTGCGGCCTTTCATGTCGGCCAGCTTCCCGTAAATGGGAATAGTAACGGTTTGTGCAAGCAGGTAAATGGAAAAAACCCAACTAAAGGAGGCAAATCCACCCAGATCACCAACAATCTCAGGAATGGCCGTCGACACAATGGTTGTGTCCATAGCTGCCAGCGACATGGTTAACATCAAGGCAGCCAGAATCCAACGTTTGGAATGAGCGATACCCATCTGCCTGTCCTTGAATCCGATCATGGCCTAATATTTCTGCTGTATCCTGAATATGCATGAATGCAGATGATTTTATTTAAAATCACCTTGCAACAGATTTATGAAATGCTTTTTTGCTTTCATGCTTTTTTCCTGAAAAACTTTTATCTGAATCCGATGTACATAAACAAAACTCCATAGTCTCATTTAACAAAAAGAATAATGATTGCTTCCTATTCGATCACAGGCTTTTAAAATGCAGTAGCACCGCGGGTATCATCCAGATGGCGGATGATTTCTGTGGCAAATTCACTGGTATGCACCAGGGTGGCGTCTGACATTTGTTTATAAAAATCGATTGTTACCTTTTTCCGCATGATCGCCGTGGAAAGGCCACGGACAATGGCTCGAGCAGCTTCATTCCAACCCATATATTCCAGCATCATCACCGCGCTCAATATCAGGGATGATGGATTCATGCTATCGGTGTTGGCAAATTGCGGAGCTGTGCCATGCGTAGCTTCGAATATGGCATGACCGGTATCATAATTGATATTGGCACCGGGAGCAATGCCAATGCCACCCACAGCGGCAGCTGCTGCATCACTGATATAATCTCCGTTCAGATTCATGGTGGCAATCACCGAAAAATCCTGAGGATTCAGCAACAGCTGTTGCAAAAAATTATCTGCAATGATATCCTTGATGATCACCTTGCCCTGTGCAGCAGCTATCTTCATGGCCTGATCAGCTGCTTCGTGGTTTCGTTCCTTTTTGATGCGTTCATATTGCAGCCAGGTAAATGTATGCTCTGCAAATTCCTGTTCAGCTACTTCATAGCCCCATTGCCGGAAAGCTCCTTCGGTGTATTTCATGATATTGCCTTTATGCACCAGGGTTACCGATGGCAAGCGATGCAGAAGCGCATATTGAATGGCTGCGCGTACCAATCGTTTGGAACCGTGTTCGGAAATAATTTTAATGCCCAGGGCTGTATCATCGCTGAGCGATGGAGCCTGCAATTCCTTTCCCAGAAATTGTATCAATCGTCCGGATTCCGGCGAATGAGCCCGGTATTCAATACCGGCGTACACATCCTCCGTGTTTTCGCGGAAGATTACCATATTCACCTTTTCCGGATGAACAAGCGGAGAAGGTACATTCGGATACCATTTCACCGGACGCACACAGGCATATAAATCCAGCTCCTGTCGCAATGTAACGTTCAGTGAACGGAAACCTTCGCCGACAGGGGTTGTCAGCGGCCCTTTGATGGCAATTAAATAAGTCTTGCACGCCTCTAAAGTTTCCTGTGGCAGCCATTCACCCGTGGCGTGATAGGCTTTTTCACCAGCCAATATTTCTTTCCATTGAATTTTCCTTTTGCCATGATATGTTTTTTCTACAGCTGCATTGATCACCCGCACGGTAGCTTTCCAGATATCCGGACCTATGCCGTCGCCTTCAATAAAGGGAATGATGGGCTCATCGGGCACCTGCAGTTTGCCATTTACCATTGTAACTTTTTCTGCCATGATTGACACTTTTTAAAAATGCTTTGTATCAAAACAATTTTTGCTGTTTGTTGTTGGCATCACAGCAAAGGATGATTATCTTTATTATTCAAAATTAGGCATCATGGAAGAACATATCGTCAAAATTTTGTCTATTCAGCGTGTTACACACAATGTCAAGCATTATTGGGTGGAAAAACCGGCAGGTTACAGTTTTGTAC from Thermoflavifilum aggregans encodes the following:
- a CDS encoding O-methyltransferase, encoding MSVPVRFYVQYFLHLLRARSRYHVHSPWVYELIEQALRHPTFDPSCIPIEQLRRQLLRDRRTIRIQDYGAGSHIHKRDIRSIQSLARHAAKPPVLARILFQLCRMLQPAMVIELGTSLGITTAYLAKAAPQAHLITVEGSESIAQEATKNFQQLRLQHIQLMPSTFEEAIPAILSQLQHPFLLFVDGDHRYETTLQYVQAFLPYLHHDSCIVMDDIHWSRGMAKAWETLLSDQRVNLSIDLFFLGMLFNRNGRFQPEHFRLRYPALLSWFQTTLNPLG
- a CDS encoding MDR family MFS transporter, with protein sequence MIGFKDRQMGIAHSKRWILAALMLTMSLAAMDTTIVSTAIPEIVGDLGGFASFSWVFSIYLLAQTVTIPIYGKLADMKGRKPVLLWGIIVFLMGSAASGFAWDMLALIIFRGLQGLGAGSIMASVNTLAADLYDIRERARVQGWLSSVWGIAAIVGPAMGGALVEYASWRWIFFINLPIGLLALFLLIVFLHEQKPARKHRIDIPGAVLIFLSASLLILALLEGGQAWPWISLAGIGFLVLAFLLMFVVYVVERRAQEPIMPIWVWKHRTIAGSNLSMILMGAIMMGPSMFLPLYVQSALAGSAMLAGFILASSSIGWPAASAYSGRLYLSIGFRNAAWIGAVLICCSALLFLFLPFPATHKQITIHTANTWLLFADQILLGAGFGLLSTPLLVGVQSMVPWQQRGVVTGNNIFSRYLGQTVGAALMGGIFNRSLHHYAFQNINQIPSSLRNEFDTLLHHLLQGHVPASLLHGLRKSLYMATSSVYGVMALLAFIIIVVLLFTPAHFPVLDENVAREGTTPTA
- the icd gene encoding NADP-dependent isocitrate dehydrogenase, which produces MAEKVTMVNGKLQVPDEPIIPFIEGDGIGPDIWKATVRVINAAVEKTYHGKRKIQWKEILAGEKAYHATGEWLPQETLEACKTYLIAIKGPLTTPVGEGFRSLNVTLRQELDLYACVRPVKWYPNVPSPLVHPEKVNMVIFRENTEDVYAGIEYRAHSPESGRLIQFLGKELQAPSLSDDTALGIKIISEHGSKRLVRAAIQYALLHRLPSVTLVHKGNIMKYTEGAFRQWGYEVAEQEFAEHTFTWLQYERIKKERNHEAADQAMKIAAAQGKVIIKDIIADNFLQQLLLNPQDFSVIATMNLNGDYISDAAAAAVGGIGIAPGANINYDTGHAIFEATHGTAPQFANTDSMNPSSLILSAVMMLEYMGWNEAARAIVRGLSTAIMRKKVTIDFYKQMSDATLVHTSEFATEIIRHLDDTRGATAF